One window of the Rhipicephalus sanguineus isolate Rsan-2018 chromosome 4, BIME_Rsan_1.4, whole genome shotgun sequence genome contains the following:
- the LOC119390205 gene encoding triosephosphate isomerase, with protein MAARRFCVGGNWKMHGSKNMIRDICNTLKGASLDPNTEVIIACPAPYLDYCRSLLPPSVALAAENCYKVEQGAFTGEISPGMIKDCGGQWVILGHSERRHIFKEDDVLIGEKIKHALESGLGVIACIGELLEDREANRTEDVLFRQMKYVASNVKDWTKVIIAYEPVWAIGTGKTATPDQAEEVHSKVRNWLSSNVSPDVAAKVRIQYGGSVNAGNCRELGRKPDIDGFLVGGASLKPEFVEIINCRQG; from the exons ATGGCCGCCCGCAGGTTTTGCGTTGGGGGAAACTGGAAGATGCACGGCAGCAAGAACATGATCCGCGATATCTGCAACACTCTGAAGGGAGCCTCCCTGGACCCTAACACAG AGGTGATCATCGCCTGCCCGGCCCCGTATCTGGACTACTGCCGGAGCCTGCTTCCACCTTCTGTGGCCCTCGCTGCAGAAAATTGCTACAAGGTTGAGCAAGGCGCTTTCACTGGCGAAATTAG CCCCGGCATGATAAAAGACTGCGGTGGCCAGTGGGTCATACTGGGTCATTCGGAGCGCCGACACATCTTCAAGGAAGATGACGTG CTCATCGGAGAGAAGATAAAGCACGCCTTGGAGTCTGGCCTTGGGGTCATTGCCTGCATCGGTGAGCTGCTGGAAGACCGAGAGGCCAACAGGACCGAAGACGTTCTCTTCCGGCAGATGAAGTATGTTGCAT CTAATGTCAAGGACTGGACCAAGGTTATCATCGCCTATGAACCGGTGTGGGCAATCGGTACTGGCAAGACTGCTACCCCCGATCAG GCTGAAGAAGTCCACTCAAAGGTGCGTAATTGGCTGTCTTCCAACGTTTCCCCTGATGTGGCAGCAAAGGTCAGGATACAGTATGGAG GCTCGGTGAATGCCGGAAACTGCAGGGAGCTGGGCCGGAAACCCGACATTGATGGCTTCCTCGTGGGTGGTGCCTCCCTGAAGCCAGAGTTTGTCGAGATCATCAATTGCCGCCAGGGTTAG